One part of the Mustela erminea isolate mMusErm1 chromosome 11, mMusErm1.Pri, whole genome shotgun sequence genome encodes these proteins:
- the C11H7orf66 gene encoding LOW QUALITY PROTEIN: uncharacterized protein C7orf66 homolog (The sequence of the model RefSeq protein was modified relative to this genomic sequence to represent the inferred CDS: deleted 1 base in 1 codon; substituted 4 bases at 4 genomic stop codons), whose protein sequence is MVVMSPQNGLSHFTPHRAHQSLFSLTYLARPDFSSIFISWDFLHAVLXREFSIXFCHMMNRRHEIKNPXGIYIFQVKIAXVKIFSKKPVVYAKSFPNETQKKFVKVTKNFTEGIMEQ, encoded by the exons ATGGTTGTGATGTCCCCCCAAAATGGT CTCTCACATTTCACACCTCATCGAGCTCATCAGAGCCTTTTCAGCTTAACCTACCTTGCA CGTCCTGACTTCTCAAGCATTTTCATATCCTGGGACTTTTTGCATGCAGTACTGTGAAGGGAATTCTCAATTTAGTTTTGTCATATGATGAATCGGAGACACGAAATTAAGAATCCATGAGGGATATACATATTTCAAGTGAAAATTGCATAAGTAAAGATCTTCAGCAAGAAACCAGTGGTTTATGCAAAATCCTTTccaaatgaaacacagaaaaaatttgtaaaagtTACTAAAAACTTTACAGAAGGGATTATGGAGCAGTGA